One Cyclopterus lumpus isolate fCycLum1 chromosome 7, fCycLum1.pri, whole genome shotgun sequence DNA window includes the following coding sequences:
- the dennd2c gene encoding DENN domain-containing protein 2C isoform X2 — protein sequence MLALRLEQGRRGGGEVDRLQKGDTVARQGRQSGRPPSHEQCSNIREKISQWEGRSQDAGAKAHPPTVSRTLSGDQLGNGCSNEGSRGGLYHSKSLTLGLDFRVSPSPAGHGVVGRKSEPVQKCPAEYSTTTPGIKPLAAQMFASPKVEDDPAGKQILTADGYQKRDRILGVEVASKHLPLSTDEQEDNMPAGNFYTSRGFWRKLEGDRLLWEKGRGDAQPPPKPMRTFQYRGANNSNDEGHTTRRDGSSPHSNHSNARSRRVAHPPSFPPPPCPVAKTNGLSRHTKNRKSFEYEDAARLTAKRGPLRGEDGHSGIYHAYSDDNIYEDIVCEVTRDSPYEDVKFSPMCLPIRRPHGPKLPPKPQTLQGYATRVERKRLQTPTPSKSSTLAETPKLAAPRRASTQKIQRAPQYVNKIETIFDDKRGRKRVKNQGVSVREETSGTESDPEDNSKGSRRSVYIQSTLKRRPGYRTLEKDLIQLQQQQLFQIFVVVSLRKGSPGNTYSPEITQQFPKLFEKSSRISKEAEDQLRVIPNFCFPDSQDWKPSAHMPSETFSFVLTGEDGSRWFCYCCKILPVGKGKRLPEVHCIVSKLGCFNLFAKILEEVERRREISPALVYPFMRSVMEAPFPAPGRTVTIKSFLPGSGSEVLTLCRPVDSRLEHVDFDSLLQCLSVGNLLQVFASLLLERRVIFIADKLSVLSRCSHAVLALLYPFTWQHTFVPVLPASMLDISCSPTPFLIGVLAPCLPELLELPIEEVLIVDLCADKFVIQLGDEDCILPSKLQAALQQILEEREDILRQEDGDRCGGQQADLSSLVSEGFVRFFVELVGHYPLHMVESSNGTREVQRDGFRKSHPSRGVRQFLQLFMDTQMFAGFIQDKELRKGGARGLFEVRVAEYLDSYPEPETSGVNKFLKGLGNKMKLLQMK from the exons ATGCTGGCTCTGAGGCTGGAGCAGGGCAGGCGAGGGGGTGGTGAAGTCGATCGCCTGCAGAAAGGGGACACTGTGGCTCGGCAGGGCCGCCAGTCAGGTAGGCCCCCTTCTCACGAGCAGTGCAGCAACATCAGGGAGAAGATCTCCCAGTGGGAAGGTCGCAGCCAGGATGCCGGGGCGAAGGCACATCCTCCGACCGTATCCCGAACTCTGTCCGGAGATCAACTGGGCAACGGATGTTCCAATGAGGGGTCGAGAGGGGGGCTTTACCACTCCAAATCTTTAACCTTGGGCTTAGATTTCCGGGTATCCCCATCACCAGCTGGACATGGTGTGGTCGGTAGGAAGTCGGAACCTGTGCAGAAATGTCCCGCTGAGTATTCCACCACAACCCCGGGAATTAAACCACTTGCAGCACAAATGTTCGCGTCTCCCAAAGTGGAGGACGACCCCGCAGGTAAACAAATCCTCACTGCCGACGGCTACCAAAAAAGGGATCGTATCTTGGGCGTTGAAGTAGCTTCGAAGCATCTACCTCTATCGACCGACGAGCAAGAAGACAACATGCCTGCGGGAAACTTCTACACTTCCCGGGGTTTCTGGCGTAAACTTGAGGGGGACCGACTGCTCTGGGAGAAAGGCAGGGGTGACGCTCAGCCTCCTCCCAAACCTATGCGAACATTCCAGTATCGGGGAGCCAACAACAGCAACGATGAGGGGCACACAACACGGCGGGATGGCAGTTCCCCTCATAGCAACCACTCCAACGCGAGGAGTAGGAGGGTGGCCCACCCACCTAGCTTCCCACCTCCTCCGTGTCCTGTAGCAAAGACTAACGGGCTTTCAAGGCATACAAAGAACAG GAAGTCCTTTGAGTACGAGGATGCGGCGCGTCTGACGGCGAAGCGAGGCCCGCTGAGAGGCGAGGATGGACACTCGGGCATTTACCACGCCTACTCCGACGACAATATCTACGAGGACATTGTTT GTGAAGTGACCAGAGATAGCCCCTACGAGGACGTCAAGTTCTCTCCCATGTGTCTCCCCATCAGAAGGCCTCATGGCCCAAAG ctgccTCCTAAGCCCCAAACGCTGCAAGGCTACGCAACcagagtggagaggaagaggcttCAAACGCCGACGCCATCCAAATCCTCAACACTTGCAGAGACTCCCAAACTGGCTGCACCGCGGCGCGCGAGCACGCAAAAAATACAGAGGGCGCCTCAG TATGTCAACAAGATCGAGACCATCTTTGATGACAAGCGCGGGAGGAAGAGGGTAAAGAACCAGGGAGTCTCAGTgagag AGGAGACCAGTGGGACAGAGAGTGACCCCGAGGACAACAGCAAAG GCTCCAGGAGGTCAGTTTACATCCAGTCTACACTGAAACGTCGCCCAGGTTACCGCACCCTGGAGAAGGACCTgatccagctgcagcagcagcagctcttccAGATCTTTGTGGTGGTATCGCTGAGAAAAGGCTCCCCGGGAAACACCTACTCCCCTGAAATCACGCAGCAGTTCCCCAAACTG TTTGAGAAGTCATCCCGGATCTCCAAGGAGGCAGAGGATCAGCTGAGAGTCATTCCCAACTTCTGCTTCCCCGACTCACAGGACTGGAAGCCCTCTGCACACATGCCGAG CGAGACCTTCTCCTTCGTCCTGACCGGAGAGGACGGCAGCCGCTGGTTCTGTTACTGCTGTAAGATcttg cCCGTTGGAAAAGGGAAGAGGCTTCCTGAGGTGCACTGTATTGTCAGCAAACTGGGCTGTTTCAACCTCTTTGCAAAG ATTTTGGAGGAGGTTGAAAGGCGCAGGGAGATCTCCCCAGCGCTGGTTTACCCTTTTATGCGTAGCGTGATGGAGGCCCCCTTTCCAGCCCCTGGACGCACAGTCACCATCAAGAGCTTCCTCCCCGGCTCTGGAAGTGAG GTGCTGACTCTGTGTCGACCGGTGGACTCCCGGCTGGAGCACGTGGACTTTGACAGTCTGCTGCAGTGTCTCAGTGTCGGGAATCTCCTGCAGGTGTTCGCCTCCCTTCTGCTCGAGAGGCGGGTCATCTTTATCGCTGACAAACTCAG TGTGTTGTCTCGGTGTAGCCATGCGGTGCTGGCGCTGCTGTACCCCTTCACCTGGCAGCACACCTTCGTGCCCGTGCTACCGGCCAGCATGCTGGACATCAGCTGCTCCCCCACCCCGTTCCTCATTGGGGTGCTGGCCCCTTGCCTGCcagagctgctggagctgcCTATCGAGGAG GTGCTCATAGTGGATCTGTGTGCGGACAAGTTTGTCATTCAG CTGGGTGATGAAGACTGCATCCTGCCCAGTAAACTGCAGGCAGCACTGCAGCAGAtcctggaggagagggaggataTCCTGAGACAGGAGGATGGAGACCGATGTGGAG GTCAGCAGGCTGACCTGAGCTCTCTGGTGTCGGAGGGTTTTGTGCGGTTCTTCGTGGAGCTGGTGGGCCACTATCCCCTCCACATGGTCGAGTCCTCCAACGGGACCAGGGAGGTCCAGCGCGACGGCTTCCGCAAATCTCACCCCTCCCGCGGAGTCCGCCAGTTCCTGCAGCTCTTCATGGATACTCAGATGTTTGCCGGCTTCATCCAGGACAAAGAGCTGCGCAAGGGGGGAGCACGAG GTCTGTTTGAGGTCAGAGTGGCCGAGTATCTGGATTCTTACCCTGAGCCGGAGACAAGTGGCGTGAACAAATTCCTTAAAGGATTGG gaaacAAGATGAAGCTCctacaaatgaaatga
- the dennd2c gene encoding DENN domain-containing protein 2C isoform X1, translating into MLALRLEQGRRGGGEVDRLQKGDTVARQGRQSGRPPSHEQCSNIREKISQWEGRSQDAGAKAHPPTVSRTLSGDQLGNGCSNEGSRGGLYHSKSLTLGLDFRVSPSPAGHGVVGRKSEPVQKCPAEYSTTTPGIKPLAAQMFASPKVEDDPAGKQILTADGYQKRDRILGVEVASKHLPLSTDEQEDNMPAGNFYTSRGFWRKLEGDRLLWEKGRGDAQPPPKPMRTFQYRGANNSNDEGHTTRRDGSSPHSNHSNARSRRVAHPPSFPPPPCPVAKTNGLSRHTKNRKSFEYEDAARLTAKRGPLRGEDGHSGIYHAYSDDNIYEDIVCEVTRDSPYEDVKFSPMCLPIRRPHGPKLPPKPQTLQGYATRVERKRLQTPTPSKSSTLAETPKLAAPRRASTQKIQRAPQYVNKIETIFDDKRGRKRVKNQGVSVREETSGTESDPEDNSKAGSRRSVYIQSTLKRRPGYRTLEKDLIQLQQQQLFQIFVVVSLRKGSPGNTYSPEITQQFPKLFEKSSRISKEAEDQLRVIPNFCFPDSQDWKPSAHMPSETFSFVLTGEDGSRWFCYCCKILPVGKGKRLPEVHCIVSKLGCFNLFAKILEEVERRREISPALVYPFMRSVMEAPFPAPGRTVTIKSFLPGSGSEVLTLCRPVDSRLEHVDFDSLLQCLSVGNLLQVFASLLLERRVIFIADKLSVLSRCSHAVLALLYPFTWQHTFVPVLPASMLDISCSPTPFLIGVLAPCLPELLELPIEEVLIVDLCADKFVIQLGDEDCILPSKLQAALQQILEEREDILRQEDGDRCGGQQADLSSLVSEGFVRFFVELVGHYPLHMVESSNGTREVQRDGFRKSHPSRGVRQFLQLFMDTQMFAGFIQDKELRKGGARGLFEVRVAEYLDSYPEPETSGVNKFLKGLGNKMKLLQMK; encoded by the exons ATGCTGGCTCTGAGGCTGGAGCAGGGCAGGCGAGGGGGTGGTGAAGTCGATCGCCTGCAGAAAGGGGACACTGTGGCTCGGCAGGGCCGCCAGTCAGGTAGGCCCCCTTCTCACGAGCAGTGCAGCAACATCAGGGAGAAGATCTCCCAGTGGGAAGGTCGCAGCCAGGATGCCGGGGCGAAGGCACATCCTCCGACCGTATCCCGAACTCTGTCCGGAGATCAACTGGGCAACGGATGTTCCAATGAGGGGTCGAGAGGGGGGCTTTACCACTCCAAATCTTTAACCTTGGGCTTAGATTTCCGGGTATCCCCATCACCAGCTGGACATGGTGTGGTCGGTAGGAAGTCGGAACCTGTGCAGAAATGTCCCGCTGAGTATTCCACCACAACCCCGGGAATTAAACCACTTGCAGCACAAATGTTCGCGTCTCCCAAAGTGGAGGACGACCCCGCAGGTAAACAAATCCTCACTGCCGACGGCTACCAAAAAAGGGATCGTATCTTGGGCGTTGAAGTAGCTTCGAAGCATCTACCTCTATCGACCGACGAGCAAGAAGACAACATGCCTGCGGGAAACTTCTACACTTCCCGGGGTTTCTGGCGTAAACTTGAGGGGGACCGACTGCTCTGGGAGAAAGGCAGGGGTGACGCTCAGCCTCCTCCCAAACCTATGCGAACATTCCAGTATCGGGGAGCCAACAACAGCAACGATGAGGGGCACACAACACGGCGGGATGGCAGTTCCCCTCATAGCAACCACTCCAACGCGAGGAGTAGGAGGGTGGCCCACCCACCTAGCTTCCCACCTCCTCCGTGTCCTGTAGCAAAGACTAACGGGCTTTCAAGGCATACAAAGAACAG GAAGTCCTTTGAGTACGAGGATGCGGCGCGTCTGACGGCGAAGCGAGGCCCGCTGAGAGGCGAGGATGGACACTCGGGCATTTACCACGCCTACTCCGACGACAATATCTACGAGGACATTGTTT GTGAAGTGACCAGAGATAGCCCCTACGAGGACGTCAAGTTCTCTCCCATGTGTCTCCCCATCAGAAGGCCTCATGGCCCAAAG ctgccTCCTAAGCCCCAAACGCTGCAAGGCTACGCAACcagagtggagaggaagaggcttCAAACGCCGACGCCATCCAAATCCTCAACACTTGCAGAGACTCCCAAACTGGCTGCACCGCGGCGCGCGAGCACGCAAAAAATACAGAGGGCGCCTCAG TATGTCAACAAGATCGAGACCATCTTTGATGACAAGCGCGGGAGGAAGAGGGTAAAGAACCAGGGAGTCTCAGTgagag AGGAGACCAGTGGGACAGAGAGTGACCCCGAGGACAACAGCAAAG CAGGCTCCAGGAGGTCAGTTTACATCCAGTCTACACTGAAACGTCGCCCAGGTTACCGCACCCTGGAGAAGGACCTgatccagctgcagcagcagcagctcttccAGATCTTTGTGGTGGTATCGCTGAGAAAAGGCTCCCCGGGAAACACCTACTCCCCTGAAATCACGCAGCAGTTCCCCAAACTG TTTGAGAAGTCATCCCGGATCTCCAAGGAGGCAGAGGATCAGCTGAGAGTCATTCCCAACTTCTGCTTCCCCGACTCACAGGACTGGAAGCCCTCTGCACACATGCCGAG CGAGACCTTCTCCTTCGTCCTGACCGGAGAGGACGGCAGCCGCTGGTTCTGTTACTGCTGTAAGATcttg cCCGTTGGAAAAGGGAAGAGGCTTCCTGAGGTGCACTGTATTGTCAGCAAACTGGGCTGTTTCAACCTCTTTGCAAAG ATTTTGGAGGAGGTTGAAAGGCGCAGGGAGATCTCCCCAGCGCTGGTTTACCCTTTTATGCGTAGCGTGATGGAGGCCCCCTTTCCAGCCCCTGGACGCACAGTCACCATCAAGAGCTTCCTCCCCGGCTCTGGAAGTGAG GTGCTGACTCTGTGTCGACCGGTGGACTCCCGGCTGGAGCACGTGGACTTTGACAGTCTGCTGCAGTGTCTCAGTGTCGGGAATCTCCTGCAGGTGTTCGCCTCCCTTCTGCTCGAGAGGCGGGTCATCTTTATCGCTGACAAACTCAG TGTGTTGTCTCGGTGTAGCCATGCGGTGCTGGCGCTGCTGTACCCCTTCACCTGGCAGCACACCTTCGTGCCCGTGCTACCGGCCAGCATGCTGGACATCAGCTGCTCCCCCACCCCGTTCCTCATTGGGGTGCTGGCCCCTTGCCTGCcagagctgctggagctgcCTATCGAGGAG GTGCTCATAGTGGATCTGTGTGCGGACAAGTTTGTCATTCAG CTGGGTGATGAAGACTGCATCCTGCCCAGTAAACTGCAGGCAGCACTGCAGCAGAtcctggaggagagggaggataTCCTGAGACAGGAGGATGGAGACCGATGTGGAG GTCAGCAGGCTGACCTGAGCTCTCTGGTGTCGGAGGGTTTTGTGCGGTTCTTCGTGGAGCTGGTGGGCCACTATCCCCTCCACATGGTCGAGTCCTCCAACGGGACCAGGGAGGTCCAGCGCGACGGCTTCCGCAAATCTCACCCCTCCCGCGGAGTCCGCCAGTTCCTGCAGCTCTTCATGGATACTCAGATGTTTGCCGGCTTCATCCAGGACAAAGAGCTGCGCAAGGGGGGAGCACGAG GTCTGTTTGAGGTCAGAGTGGCCGAGTATCTGGATTCTTACCCTGAGCCGGAGACAAGTGGCGTGAACAAATTCCTTAAAGGATTGG gaaacAAGATGAAGCTCctacaaatgaaatga